In the Flavobacterium pallidum genome, one interval contains:
- a CDS encoding exonuclease domain-containing protein — MKATQYAITDIETTGGNASGSRITEIAIIIHDGTKIIERWETLVNPEQEIPLPIFALTGINNDMVRHAPIFDDIAEKVMELLSGRIFVAHNVNFDYSFIRHQLEQSGFKWTAKKLCTVRAARKIKPGLASYSLGNLCRALGINIENRHRAGGDADATAILFSRLLEWDTEAEIEKMLKKASQDQRLPPNVPHEDFEQLPEKPGVYYFYNAEKKVVYVGKAVNLKKRVASHFSGHKVTPQRQHFLRDIHSISFETCATELMALLLECTEIRKLWPIYNKALKRFEGKYGLYEYEARNGYRYLAVGKLHKQQSCIRMFYNEYDGIYLLLDLAARFNISHRFCIFGKPAEGEIIYQPNLASLPSVEDHNQRVTEAINSLSKDRPSFAILDKGRHPDERSCIWVENGDFYGMGYVGSDVGFKQPSEIREYVTQYKSNQYLMQLVNAFVKKYPGKVVTQSPLAATF; from the coding sequence ATGAAAGCGACCCAGTACGCCATTACCGATATTGAAACCACCGGCGGCAATGCCAGCGGCAGCCGTATTACGGAAATTGCGATCATCATCCATGATGGCACAAAAATCATTGAGCGATGGGAAACACTGGTGAATCCGGAGCAGGAGATTCCGCTGCCTATTTTCGCTTTAACAGGCATCAACAATGATATGGTGCGTCACGCCCCGATTTTTGATGACATTGCCGAAAAAGTCATGGAACTGCTTTCAGGACGTATTTTCGTAGCGCATAATGTCAACTTCGATTATTCATTTATACGGCACCAGCTCGAACAGTCCGGCTTTAAATGGACGGCGAAAAAACTCTGTACCGTTCGCGCTGCGCGCAAGATCAAGCCGGGGCTGGCTTCTTATAGTTTAGGGAACTTATGCCGTGCTTTAGGCATCAACATCGAAAACCGGCACCGCGCCGGCGGTGATGCTGATGCGACCGCCATATTGTTTTCACGCCTGCTCGAGTGGGACACGGAAGCCGAAATTGAAAAGATGCTGAAGAAAGCCTCACAAGACCAGCGCCTGCCACCGAACGTCCCGCATGAAGATTTTGAGCAGCTGCCGGAAAAACCAGGCGTATATTATTTTTATAACGCAGAGAAAAAAGTCGTTTACGTAGGCAAAGCGGTGAACCTGAAAAAACGCGTCGCATCTCATTTCAGTGGACATAAGGTGACGCCGCAGCGACAGCATTTCCTGAGGGACATCCATAGCATTTCATTTGAAACCTGCGCTACCGAACTCATGGCACTGCTTCTGGAATGCACTGAAATCCGCAAATTATGGCCCATTTACAATAAAGCGCTGAAACGTTTTGAAGGGAAATATGGATTGTATGAATACGAAGCCCGCAACGGCTACCGCTATCTTGCAGTCGGAAAACTCCACAAGCAGCAGTCGTGCATCCGGATGTTTTATAATGAATATGATGGCATCTACCTGTTGCTGGATCTTGCGGCGCGATTCAATATCAGCCACAGGTTTTGCATCTTTGGAAAACCTGCCGAGGGGGAAATCATATATCAACCAAACCTAGCCAGTTTACCTTCTGTCGAAGACCATAACCAACGCGTGACAGAAGCCATAAATTCACTTTCAAAAGACAGGCCTAGTTTTGCCATCCTTGACAAAGGCAGGCATCCTGACGAACGCAGCTGCATCTGGGTGGAAAATGGGGATTTTTACGGAATGGGATATGTCGGTTCGGATGTTGGGTTTAAGCAACCATCCGAAATCCGGGAGTATGTGACGCAGTATAAAAGCAACCAGTATCTGATGCAGTTGGTGAATGCCTTTGTCAAGAAATATCCGGGAAAAGTAGTGACACAATCGCCTTTAGCAGCCACTTTTTAG
- a CDS encoding dipeptidase: MDNIKSYVQQHKDRFINELIELLKIPSVSADSAYSQDVIDTSEAVKASLEKAGCDYVEICDTPGYPIVYGEKIIDKNLPTVLVYGHYDVQPPDPLDLWTSPPFEPVIKKTDIHPEGAIFARGACDDKGQMYMHVKALEYMVQSSTLPCNVKFMIEGEEEVGSKSLGWFVEKNHEKLKCDVILISDTGMISNQQPSITTGLRGLSYVEVEVTGPNRDLHSGLYGGTVANPINVLAKMIASLHDEDNHITIPGFYDNVEELTAEERAEMAKAPFNLDNYKKALDLNDIYGEKGYVTNERNSIRPTLDVNGIWGGYTGEGAKTVIASKAYAKISMRLVPHQDWEEITELFTKHFESIAPSGVTVKVKPHHGGQGYVTPIDSIGYQAAAKAYEESFGVKPIPVRSGGSIPIVALFEKELKSKTIMMGFGLDSDAIHSPNEHFGIFNYLKGIETIPLFYKHFVELSK, encoded by the coding sequence ATGGACAATATAAAATCTTATGTGCAGCAGCACAAAGACCGCTTTATCAACGAGTTAATTGAATTATTGAAGATTCCATCCGTAAGTGCGGACAGTGCCTACTCACAGGATGTGATTGATACGTCGGAAGCCGTAAAGGCAAGCCTTGAAAAGGCAGGATGCGACTACGTTGAAATTTGTGACACCCCGGGTTATCCCATCGTTTATGGCGAAAAGATCATCGATAAAAACCTGCCTACAGTATTAGTGTACGGCCATTATGACGTGCAGCCGCCGGATCCTTTGGACTTGTGGACTTCACCCCCATTCGAACCGGTTATCAAAAAAACGGACATCCATCCTGAAGGAGCCATATTTGCACGCGGTGCCTGTGATGATAAGGGACAAATGTATATGCATGTAAAGGCTTTGGAGTATATGGTGCAGTCCAGCACATTGCCATGCAACGTAAAATTTATGATTGAAGGCGAAGAAGAAGTGGGTTCGAAAAGCCTCGGCTGGTTTGTCGAGAAGAATCATGAAAAATTGAAATGCGATGTCATACTGATTTCAGATACCGGCATGATTTCAAACCAACAGCCCTCGATCACGACCGGTCTGCGTGGCTTAAGCTATGTAGAAGTGGAAGTGACCGGCCCGAACCGCGACCTGCATTCGGGATTGTATGGCGGGACCGTGGCAAACCCGATCAACGTACTGGCGAAGATGATTGCATCATTGCATGACGAAGACAACCACATCACGATTCCGGGATTCTATGATAATGTAGAGGAACTGACTGCCGAAGAACGTGCCGAGATGGCCAAAGCGCCTTTCAACCTTGACAATTATAAAAAAGCACTGGACCTGAATGACATTTACGGTGAAAAAGGTTATGTCACCAATGAGCGCAACTCCATACGCCCGACACTGGACGTAAATGGCATCTGGGGAGGCTATACCGGTGAAGGTGCCAAAACGGTGATTGCCAGTAAGGCTTACGCCAAAATTTCGATGCGGCTTGTGCCACACCAAGACTGGGAGGAAATCACGGAACTGTTTACAAAGCATTTCGAAAGCATTGCCCCGTCAGGAGTTACGGTAAAAGTAAAACCGCACCACGGCGGCCAGGGTTATGTAACCCCGATTGACAGTATCGGATACCAGGCTGCGGCCAAAGCTTACGAAGAAAGTTTCGGTGTAAAACCTATCCCTGTCCGTTCAGGAGGCAGCATCCCGATTGTGGCATTGTTCGAGAAAGAACTCAAAAGCAAGACCATCATGATGGGATTCGGACTGGACAGCGATGCGATACACTCCCCGAATGAGCATTTCGGGATTTTCAATTATCTGAAGGGTATTGAGACGATTCCGTTGTTTTATAAACATTTTGTGGAATTGTCGAAATAG
- a CDS encoding DUF4407 domain-containing protein codes for MLQQFFLLCSGADKNLIAGCSEGEKTKFAGIGATVFFTAVMAFIAGSYALYTVFDNIYPAIAFGFVWGLLIFNLDRFIVSTIRKRERFGSEFLQALPRIVLAVIIAIVISKPLEIKIFEKEIDTVLLKEKNAMELSNKKDIANYFKSDLDKNKTEVSTLKSEITAKEQEVNTLYNTYITEAEGTKGTMKIGKGPVFKEKIAKHDLARKELDTLRKKNLALIAEKEAKTKTLQADLDKKVTQTQPIIEGFDGLMARINALDKLPWLPSFFIMLLFLAIETAPIIAKLLSPKGEYDFKLEDLETALKATLSQDKYQRELLVKTSASMHDKVYADIAEDKSLYSLQRKKATELLELQANNFVEKQRKTL; via the coding sequence ATGTTACAACAATTCTTCCTCCTTTGTTCCGGAGCGGATAAAAACCTCATCGCCGGTTGCTCCGAAGGCGAAAAAACCAAATTTGCAGGCATTGGCGCCACTGTGTTCTTTACTGCAGTGATGGCTTTTATTGCGGGCTCTTACGCATTATACACTGTTTTCGATAACATTTATCCCGCTATTGCTTTTGGATTTGTTTGGGGCTTATTGATTTTCAACCTTGACCGTTTCATTGTTTCCACCATCCGGAAAAGGGAACGTTTCGGGAGTGAGTTCCTTCAGGCTTTACCCAGGATCGTGTTGGCCGTCATCATTGCCATCGTTATTTCAAAACCTTTGGAAATCAAAATATTCGAAAAGGAAATCGACACGGTTTTGCTGAAGGAAAAAAATGCAATGGAACTCAGCAACAAAAAGGACATCGCAAATTATTTCAAATCGGATTTGGACAAAAATAAAACCGAAGTGAGCACACTGAAGTCGGAGATTACTGCAAAAGAGCAGGAAGTCAACACCCTTTACAACACCTACATCACTGAAGCGGAGGGTACGAAAGGCACGATGAAAATCGGGAAAGGGCCTGTGTTTAAAGAGAAAATCGCCAAGCATGATCTGGCACGAAAAGAACTAGACACCTTACGCAAAAAGAACCTGGCGCTCATTGCCGAAAAAGAGGCAAAGACAAAAACATTACAGGCCGACCTTGATAAAAAAGTCACGCAGACACAACCCATCATCGAAGGTTTTGACGGATTGATGGCGCGCATCAATGCTTTGGACAAACTGCCCTGGTTGCCCTCGTTTTTTATCATGTTGCTGTTCCTCGCTATAGAAACCGCGCCGATCATCGCCAAATTATTATCCCCAAAAGGCGAATATGATTTTAAACTGGAAGACCTGGAAACTGCATTAAAGGCTACTTTATCTCAGGACAAATACCAGCGCGAATTGCTTGTAAAAACCAGCGCTTCGATGCACGATAAAGTGTATGCCGACATTGCCGAAGACAAATCATTATACAGCCTGCAACGGAAGAAAGCAACAGAATTGCTGGAGCTACAGGCGAATAATTTCGTAGAAAAGCAACGCAAAACTTTGTAG
- a CDS encoding CotH kinase family protein, whose amino-acid sequence MKKNCPPNRLLFKIIFSLSLLWQFTAFAQPFTDSNLPIVIINTDGGQEIPDDPRILGDMKIIYRGEGVQNYMTDQNTPAYLNYNGRIDIEIRGSSSQSLPKKPYGFSTKMADNVTNNNVSLLGMPAENDWILNALAFDPSLIRDYLSYNLSRSMGNYASRTAYCEVVINGDYKGLYILQEKVKADGNRVDVTKITTSQNTLPNLSGGYITKCDKTTGGDPVAWTMPNYNGWEVEFIHELPKPQDVTNQQDNYIHTYFTDFQSSVNSSNITTGYPSMIDIPSFVDFMLSNELASNADGYSLSTYFHKDRNAKLRAGPIWDFNLTYGNDLFIWGFDRSHYDVWQFSDGGNDGAKFWTDLFNNTLFKCYLSRRFNELTQPGQPMNLDTLNTFIDNTVAYISAAAVRENNLWGTVPDIDTEIFTLKYWLNQRINWMTNHLGSFTGCSNIVVPNLVINKINYNPNTSGSFTNSNDQEFIEIKNAGNTTINLNGIYFRGTGFVYQFPANQFLVAGGSVFIASKAAIFTNRYGFAPNGEFTRNMSNSNQDLVLADAFGNVIDHVHYYDSAPWPDADGNGNYLQLTSTALDNNLPSSWIAVSMSTLSADGLQAEMSLQLYPNPAKAMLHVDSGETISAIEVFDMGGRLVVSLLPDSDAVTIDTGMLSNGLYLIKVHSGNKTKTQKFAKQ is encoded by the coding sequence ATGAAGAAAAATTGCCCCCCGAATCGCCTTTTGTTTAAAATCATTTTTTCGCTTTCCCTGCTTTGGCAATTTACGGCTTTTGCCCAGCCTTTTACCGACAGCAACCTGCCCATCGTGATCATCAATACCGATGGCGGGCAGGAAATCCCTGACGACCCGCGCATCCTGGGCGATATGAAAATCATCTATCGTGGGGAAGGCGTGCAGAATTACATGACCGACCAGAACACGCCGGCGTATTTAAATTATAATGGCCGCATCGATATTGAGATACGTGGCTCCAGTTCACAGTCGCTGCCCAAAAAACCTTATGGTTTCTCTACTAAAATGGCCGATAATGTGACCAACAATAATGTAAGCCTGCTCGGGATGCCCGCCGAAAATGACTGGATCCTGAATGCGCTGGCTTTCGACCCCTCACTGATCCGGGATTACCTGTCTTACAATCTTTCGAGAAGCATGGGGAATTATGCGTCACGGACGGCGTATTGCGAAGTCGTCATCAATGGTGATTACAAAGGCCTGTACATCCTGCAGGAAAAGGTAAAAGCCGACGGCAACCGTGTGGACGTTACAAAAATCACCACTTCCCAAAACACACTGCCCAACCTCAGCGGGGGCTACATCACCAAATGCGACAAGACTACCGGCGGCGATCCTGTAGCCTGGACCATGCCAAATTACAACGGCTGGGAAGTCGAATTTATACACGAATTGCCGAAACCCCAGGATGTCACCAATCAGCAGGACAATTACATCCATACTTATTTTACGGATTTCCAGAGCAGTGTCAACAGCAGCAATATTACAACGGGTTATCCGTCAATGATTGACATTCCGTCTTTTGTCGATTTTATGCTCTCAAATGAATTGGCCAGCAACGCCGACGGGTATTCTCTGAGCACCTATTTCCACAAAGACCGCAATGCCAAACTGCGAGCCGGGCCTATCTGGGACTTCAACCTTACTTATGGCAACGACCTGTTCATTTGGGGATTTGACCGCAGCCATTATGATGTGTGGCAATTTTCAGATGGTGGGAATGACGGCGCGAAATTCTGGACAGATTTGTTCAACAATACCCTTTTCAAATGCTACCTGTCGAGGCGTTTTAACGAACTGACCCAACCGGGACAGCCCATGAACCTAGATACGCTGAATACTTTTATCGACAATACAGTGGCATACATCAGTGCAGCGGCGGTACGCGAGAACAATTTATGGGGTACCGTCCCCGATATTGATACCGAGATTTTTACACTGAAATACTGGTTGAATCAGCGCATCAACTGGATGACAAACCACCTGGGCAGCTTTACAGGCTGCAGCAATATTGTCGTTCCCAACCTGGTCATCAATAAGATCAATTACAACCCAAACACTTCCGGAAGTTTCACCAACAGCAATGATCAGGAATTTATCGAAATCAAAAATGCCGGGAATACGACCATAAACCTGAATGGCATCTATTTCCGCGGCACCGGGTTCGTCTATCAATTTCCTGCAAACCAGTTTTTGGTAGCAGGCGGAAGCGTGTTTATCGCGAGTAAGGCTGCCATATTTACAAACCGGTATGGTTTCGCTCCCAATGGCGAATTTACCCGCAATATGTCCAATAGCAACCAGGACCTGGTGCTTGCTGATGCATTCGGGAATGTCATCGATCACGTGCATTATTACGACAGTGCGCCTTGGCCTGATGCTGACGGCAACGGCAATTACCTGCAACTCACCAGTACCGCACTCGACAACAACCTGCCTTCGAGTTGGATTGCGGTGAGCATGAGCACGCTTTCCGCAGATGGTTTACAGGCAGAAATGTCGCTGCAACTGTATCCAAATCCTGCCAAAGCCATGCTGCACGTCGATTCCGGAGAAACGATTTCAGCAATTGAAGTTTTCGATATGGGCGGAAGGCTCGTGGTTTCGCTTTTACCCGATTCCGATGCTGTAACAATTGACACGGGTATGTTGTCTAACGGCTTGTACCTGATCAAGGTGCATTCCGGCAATAAAACCAAAACACAGAAATTCGCAAAACAATAA
- a CDS encoding PH domain-containing protein, translating to MKDSIKKFLNEEQDPKAIEKITNKLNDLLMKGEDVGYIGVQKKPAITVFPDSIVATNKRLILCRPKNLGLSMDFTDYTWDDVESVFVKENILGSEFSFTTKTELAISIDYIPKTQAWKLYTYSKEQLDILKNGIPVAVPFEEPKIEDEIRVAEIPAAEPEVIEEAEVEEVTDFAEIMPIAQPEFASTSQPANVHAETNKERPLNEMSSDELFVKLQNYKKLLDNGLIMQGEYDNLKKEILGYM from the coding sequence ATGAAAGACAGCATCAAGAAATTCCTGAATGAAGAGCAGGATCCGAAAGCGATAGAAAAAATCACAAACAAACTCAATGACCTGCTGATGAAAGGTGAAGACGTGGGGTATATAGGTGTACAAAAAAAACCTGCAATCACCGTATTCCCGGACAGTATCGTTGCTACAAATAAAAGGTTAATCTTATGCCGCCCTAAGAATCTGGGCCTGTCAATGGATTTTACCGATTATACCTGGGATGATGTGGAAAGCGTTTTCGTAAAGGAAAATATTCTGGGTTCGGAATTTTCATTCACCACCAAAACAGAATTGGCGATTTCGATTGATTATATTCCGAAAACACAGGCCTGGAAATTGTATACGTATTCAAAAGAACAGCTTGATATCCTGAAAAATGGCATTCCTGTTGCAGTCCCTTTTGAAGAACCGAAAATCGAGGATGAAATCAGGGTTGCCGAAATTCCGGCTGCTGAACCGGAAGTAATCGAAGAAGCTGAAGTAGAAGAAGTAACTGATTTTGCAGAGATTATGCCGATTGCCCAGCCTGAGTTCGCTTCCACCAGCCAACCGGCGAACGTACACGCCGAAACCAACAAAGAGCGCCCGCTTAACGAAATGTCGAGTGATGAATTGTTCGTAAAACTGCAGAATTACAAGAAACTCCTTGATAACGGACTGATCATGCAAGGAGAATATGATAACCTGAAGAAAGAGATTTTGGGTTACATGTGA
- a CDS encoding cyclase family protein: MKTTIQHLKYSFSVDLSKPLDISIPLSNTDSNPIAWYIEKPEIEPVRFGDWVGKVAEGSSSTNFNNIFFNPHGHGTHTECLGHITKDFYSINQNLKAFFFLAEVISVQPEAVGDDLVITKEQIRQRLSEEAPEAIVIRTLPNEIAKKSRKYSNTNPPYLHEDAAIFVRESGIRHLLIDLPSVDKEHDEGKLLAHKAFWNVNDVNTLNADARLDCSITELIFVPDEIPDGIYLLNLQIASFENDATPSKPVLYKIINTEF, encoded by the coding sequence ATGAAAACAACCATCCAACACCTTAAATATTCTTTTTCCGTTGATTTGTCAAAACCACTCGACATTTCAATCCCTTTAAGCAATACCGATTCCAACCCGATTGCCTGGTACATTGAAAAACCGGAGATTGAACCGGTCCGTTTTGGAGACTGGGTTGGGAAGGTGGCTGAAGGCAGTTCTTCGACTAACTTCAACAATATTTTCTTCAATCCGCATGGGCATGGAACGCATACGGAATGTCTTGGTCATATTACAAAGGATTTTTACAGCATCAACCAAAACCTCAAGGCGTTTTTCTTTTTGGCCGAAGTGATTTCAGTGCAGCCTGAAGCCGTAGGTGATGATTTGGTGATTACCAAAGAGCAAATCAGGCAACGGCTCAGCGAAGAAGCTCCCGAAGCGATTGTCATCCGTACCCTACCCAATGAGATAGCTAAAAAATCAAGGAAATATTCCAATACCAATCCGCCGTATTTACATGAGGATGCAGCGATTTTCGTCCGCGAAAGCGGTATAAGACATTTGCTTATCGATTTGCCGAGCGTGGATAAGGAACATGATGAAGGGAAATTACTGGCACATAAAGCGTTTTGGAATGTCAACGATGTCAATACGCTCAATGCCGATGCGAGACTGGATTGTTCCATCACCGAATTGATTTTCGTTCCTGATGAAATCCCGGACGGAATCTATCTGCTAAACCTTCAGATCGCATCGTTCGAAAATGATGCAACACCTTCAAAACCGGTTCTTTATAAAATTATAAATACTGAATTTTAA
- a CDS encoding MmcQ/YjbR family DNA-binding protein codes for MNIQQYFEYCLSKPAVTEHFPFDEDTLVFKVGGKMFALASLSAWEKGNPSVNLKCDPERSAELRAEYDDIKPGYHMSKVHWNTISVNQGVPDKMLRELIDHSYALVFKSLTKKLQSEIGGLEK; via the coding sequence ATGAACATCCAGCAATATTTCGAATACTGCCTTTCAAAACCTGCGGTCACCGAGCATTTTCCGTTTGATGAGGATACGCTGGTTTTTAAAGTAGGAGGGAAGATGTTTGCCCTGGCATCGCTTTCAGCATGGGAAAAAGGAAACCCTTCAGTAAACCTGAAGTGTGATCCGGAACGAAGCGCCGAATTGCGCGCCGAATATGACGACATCAAGCCGGGTTACCACATGAGTAAAGTGCATTGGAACACCATAAGCGTCAATCAGGGCGTTCCTGATAAAATGTTGCGCGAACTCATAGACCATTCCTATGCGCTGGTTTTCAAAAGCCTGACGAAAAAACTACAGTCGGAAATCGGCGGATTAGAGAAATAG
- a CDS encoding DUF885 domain-containing protein, protein MRKISLLTGLLCTLFFIQCKKEDIKTDFTALCKSYFADKSALNPVDATVYGQNQYNAELLFEMTDSHRKAQGNFFDKYEKAIADVDYSELKEDEKVSYDIIKWEVSIGKEMLKYPTNLIPINQFAGTHLNMGMFAGGTSSQPFKTEKDYRNFLTRMDKFSVWIDSAMVYMKKGVRKGYVLPKALTLKVIPQFEELITEKPEDNLYYSAIKIMPADFPDAVKKELAAQYAETIRRKLVPQFQKMAHYLKTDYLAASRNTSGISSLPMGKEIYIALAKSWTTTEKTPDEIHELGLQQVAKLKAEIEAIKNQVGFKGSMKDFLNDLRTNKKLMPFTTPEQVLAHFDSIYNRIRPNVGKLFSVTPKTPFEIRRTEAFREKSASAEYIQGSADGTRPGVFYVPVPDAKTYNVLQDEDLFLHEAIPGHHYQVSLQQENTALPDFRKFNWFGAYGEGWALYTESLGKELGVYTDPYQYLGMLSAEMHRAIRLVVDTGIHTKGWTREQAIQYSLDNEAETEASIISEIERYMAVPGQALSYKIGQLKIMELREKAKKKMGSKFDIREFHKKVLESGVMPLELLEAKMDAWMGK, encoded by the coding sequence ATGAGAAAAATTTCCTTGCTGACAGGCCTGCTTTGTACGCTGTTTTTTATCCAATGCAAAAAGGAGGACATCAAAACCGATTTTACCGCATTGTGCAAAAGCTATTTCGCTGATAAAAGTGCGCTGAATCCAGTAGATGCGACGGTATATGGCCAAAACCAATACAATGCCGAACTGCTTTTTGAAATGACAGACTCGCACCGTAAGGCCCAGGGGAATTTCTTTGATAAATATGAGAAAGCCATAGCGGATGTCGATTATTCGGAACTGAAAGAGGACGAAAAGGTCAGCTATGACATCATCAAATGGGAGGTCAGCATCGGGAAGGAAATGCTGAAATACCCGACAAACCTGATCCCGATCAATCAATTTGCAGGGACACACCTTAATATGGGCATGTTCGCCGGAGGTACAAGCTCACAACCATTCAAAACCGAAAAAGACTACCGCAACTTCCTGACCAGGATGGATAAATTCTCGGTCTGGATCGACTCGGCGATGGTTTATATGAAAAAAGGCGTCCGGAAAGGCTACGTATTGCCCAAAGCGCTTACGCTGAAAGTCATCCCGCAGTTTGAGGAATTGATTACCGAAAAACCTGAAGACAACCTGTATTATTCAGCCATTAAGATCATGCCGGCCGATTTTCCTGATGCGGTTAAAAAAGAACTTGCGGCACAATATGCTGAAACCATCCGCAGGAAACTCGTGCCCCAGTTCCAAAAAATGGCCCATTATTTAAAGACAGATTACCTTGCAGCGTCGAGGAACACCTCGGGAATCAGCAGCCTGCCGATGGGAAAAGAAATTTATATCGCTTTGGCTAAAAGCTGGACGACGACCGAAAAAACACCCGATGAAATCCATGAACTCGGACTACAACAGGTCGCAAAACTGAAAGCCGAAATCGAGGCAATAAAAAATCAAGTTGGTTTTAAAGGCAGCATGAAAGATTTCCTCAACGATTTGCGCACCAATAAAAAACTCATGCCGTTTACGACACCAGAGCAGGTACTTGCACATTTCGATTCGATTTATAACAGGATCAGGCCGAATGTCGGGAAGTTGTTTTCGGTTACGCCAAAAACACCGTTCGAAATCCGTAGGACAGAAGCTTTCCGTGAGAAAAGCGCCAGTGCGGAATACATCCAGGGATCAGCCGATGGCACACGCCCGGGCGTTTTTTATGTTCCCGTACCCGATGCCAAGACGTACAACGTATTACAGGACGAGGATTTGTTTTTACATGAAGCGATTCCAGGGCACCATTACCAGGTGTCACTGCAGCAGGAAAATACTGCCCTGCCCGACTTCAGGAAATTCAACTGGTTTGGCGCTTATGGCGAAGGCTGGGCGTTGTACACCGAAAGTTTAGGAAAAGAACTGGGCGTTTACACCGATCCGTACCAGTACCTGGGCATGCTCAGCGCCGAAATGCACCGCGCCATACGCCTTGTAGTCGATACAGGAATCCACACCAAAGGCTGGACCCGGGAACAGGCCATACAATATTCACTCGACAATGAGGCTGAAACCGAGGCTTCCATCATTTCTGAAATTGAGCGCTACATGGCCGTTCCGGGACAGGCACTGTCTTACAAGATTGGGCAGCTGAAAATCATGGAGCTCCGCGAGAAGGCGAAAAAGAAAATGGGCAGCAAATTCGATATCCGTGAATTCCATAAGAAAGTTCTTGAATCCGGCGTGATGCCTTTAGAACTGCTCGAAGCAAAGATGGACGCGTGGATGGGGAAGTAG
- a CDS encoding mechanosensitive ion channel family protein, giving the protein MTLLPEFITENGEHIRLMLVDYFPRLVTAIVILIVGIYAIRVIKRIVQKIMVQRQFEPTLSKFLADIMIWALRILLFVVFISKLGVETSAFVAILGAGGLAIGLSLQGSMSNFAGGMLIIVFKPFRVGDTIEAQGVIGTVSEIQIFVTKLTTGNNQTIFIPNGALSNNTIINYSMAGTRRADLLFAVAYDADLKRTKEIIQSVLTSNNKVLKNPEPAVVVNDLTDNSVRLAIRPWATNADYGTMVSEVLESIKLELMQAGIETQPFVKESSKK; this is encoded by the coding sequence ATGACCCTTCTTCCTGAATTTATTACCGAAAACGGCGAGCACATCCGCCTGATGCTTGTCGATTATTTCCCGCGGCTTGTCACTGCCATTGTCATACTGATTGTGGGAATTTATGCCATCCGCGTAATCAAACGTATTGTACAGAAAATCATGGTACAGCGGCAGTTCGAACCCACGCTGTCAAAGTTTTTAGCAGACATCATGATCTGGGCACTACGGATATTGCTGTTTGTTGTCTTTATTTCGAAATTGGGCGTGGAGACCTCCGCGTTTGTAGCGATTTTGGGGGCTGGCGGATTGGCCATCGGTTTGTCGCTGCAGGGATCGATGTCGAATTTCGCGGGAGGTATGCTCATCATCGTATTCAAGCCTTTCCGCGTGGGTGACACGATTGAGGCGCAGGGTGTCATCGGCACGGTTTCAGAAATACAGATATTCGTAACCAAACTCACTACCGGAAACAACCAGACGATTTTTATCCCAAACGGCGCCTTGTCCAACAATACCATCATCAATTATTCGATGGCTGGTACCAGGCGTGCCGATCTGCTGTTTGCGGTGGCTTATGATGCGGACCTGAAAAGAACGAAGGAAATCATACAAAGCGTACTGACATCAAACAATAAAGTATTGAAAAATCCTGAGCCTGCAGTAGTCGTGAATGACCTCACCGACAACTCTGTAAGGCTTGCCATCCGACCCTGGGCCACCAATGCCGATTATGGTACCATGGTTTCCGAAGTACTCGAAAGCATTAAACTGGAATTGATGCAGGCAGGCATTGAGACACAGCCTTTTGTGAAGGAGTCGTCGAAGAAGTAG